In Candidatus Methanomethylophilus alvi Mx1201, a genomic segment contains:
- the pyrB gene encoding aspartate carbamoyltransferase yields MDFYDKDLVSIRDLTKDQIEYILDLSKKMVPYARGEKVKRALDGKILGNLFFEPSTRTKLSFESAAYRLGCDVIDVSEMSMTSIAKGETLADTIRMVDAYCDVIVLRHPFEGAARLAADVSENPVINAGDGAGSHPTQMLLDLFTMREAKDSLDGLNVTMVGDLKYGRTVHTLAQALTNFGVKLTLVAPESLQMPQDIVDRLKRNGCVPRKTSVLEDVIGDADVLYVTRIQRERFPDPAEYQKVAGTYRIDNAMLRNAKDDMIVMHPLPRVNEIATEVDSTPHARYFQQAFNGVPVRMAILCAILGGDI; encoded by the coding sequence ATGGACTTTTATGACAAGGACCTCGTATCTATCCGGGACCTGACCAAGGACCAGATAGAGTACATTCTTGACCTCTCGAAGAAGATGGTCCCCTATGCCCGGGGAGAGAAAGTCAAACGCGCTCTCGACGGCAAGATTCTCGGAAACCTGTTCTTCGAGCCTTCCACCCGCACCAAGCTCTCGTTCGAGAGCGCCGCCTACAGGCTCGGATGCGACGTCATCGACGTCTCCGAGATGTCCATGACCTCCATAGCGAAAGGGGAGACCCTTGCCGACACCATCAGGATGGTCGACGCATACTGCGACGTCATCGTACTGAGGCACCCCTTCGAGGGTGCGGCAAGACTCGCCGCCGACGTATCCGAGAACCCTGTCATCAATGCGGGGGACGGAGCCGGATCCCACCCGACCCAGATGCTGCTCGACCTTTTCACCATGAGGGAGGCGAAGGATTCCCTGGACGGCCTCAACGTCACCATGGTCGGAGATCTGAAGTACGGTCGCACGGTCCATACCCTCGCACAGGCCCTGACCAACTTCGGAGTGAAGCTCACCCTGGTCGCCCCCGAGTCCCTCCAGATGCCGCAGGACATCGTGGACAGGCTCAAGAGGAACGGTTGTGTCCCCAGGAAGACCAGCGTCCTCGAGGATGTCATAGGCGACGCGGATGTCCTTTACGTCACCAGGATCCAGAGGGAGAGGTTCCCGGACCCTGCCGAGTACCAGAAGGTCGCAGGCACCTACAGGATCGACAATGCGATGCTGAGGAACGCCAAGGACGACATGATCGTCATGCACCCCCTGCCGAGGGTGAACGAGATCGCCACCGAGGTCGATTCCACACCTCACGCCAGATACTTCCAGCAGGCGTTCAACGGGGTCCCGGTTAGGATGGCCATCCTCTGCGCCATTCTGGGGGGAGACATATGA
- the pyrI gene encoding aspartate carbamoyltransferase regulatory subunit, giving the protein MKEIAEIKIPPIRNGTVIDHIENGQALNVLKILGVNENNIDSGISIGMHVPTTKESKKWKDIVKLEDMELDETTVSKIALIAPEATISIIRDYYVAEKFDVKLGDKVVGLVRCSNPNCITNKGEPVSPKFFVENRNPPRLRCVYCDRILLNISDNLI; this is encoded by the coding sequence ATGAAGGAGATAGCCGAGATCAAGATCCCGCCGATAAGGAACGGCACCGTCATCGACCATATCGAGAACGGACAGGCACTCAACGTGCTGAAGATCCTCGGAGTCAACGAGAACAACATCGACTCCGGGATCAGCATAGGGATGCACGTCCCCACCACGAAGGAAAGCAAGAAGTGGAAGGACATCGTGAAACTCGAGGACATGGAGCTCGACGAGACCACCGTCTCCAAGATAGCCCTCATCGCCCCCGAGGCGACGATATCCATCATCCGCGACTACTATGTGGCGGAGAAATTCGACGTGAAACTGGGCGACAAGGTCGTCGGTCTGGTAAGATGCAGCAACCCCAACTGCATAACGAACAAGGGAGAGCCCGTCTCCCCCAAGTTCTTCGTAGAGAACAGGAACCCTCCGAGACTCAGATGCGTCTACTGCGACCGCATACTCCTGAACATATCGGACAACCTGATCTGA
- a CDS encoding AAA family ATPase, with amino-acid sequence MKMIVVTGMPGAGKEEFLSAGIDAGVPFVRMGDVVREAYAASGSEKEGMTVGQFAGNERKIHGTDIWAKRAIERMYGDIFIVDGCRSMDEVRSFRSLGADVRIVAVHAAPSVRYDRLVKRAREDAPHNKEEFDTRDSRELSWGVGEVIALCDYMMINMASLEEFHEKSAALLRSLR; translated from the coding sequence ATGAAGATGATCGTCGTCACCGGGATGCCCGGAGCCGGCAAAGAGGAATTCCTCTCCGCCGGGATAGATGCAGGTGTGCCGTTCGTCAGGATGGGCGACGTGGTGAGAGAGGCCTACGCCGCATCGGGTTCCGAAAAGGAAGGCATGACCGTCGGTCAGTTCGCCGGTAACGAGAGGAAGATCCATGGGACCGACATCTGGGCGAAGAGGGCCATCGAAAGGATGTACGGCGACATCTTCATAGTGGACGGATGCAGGAGCATGGACGAGGTCAGGTCGTTCCGCTCCCTGGGAGCAGACGTACGCATCGTGGCCGTCCATGCGGCCCCATCCGTCAGATATGACAGGTTGGTCAAAAGGGCGAGGGAGGACGCCCCCCACAACAAAGAGGAGTTCGATACCCGCGACTCCAGAGAACTTTCGTGGGGCGTGGGGGAGGTCATCGCCCTCTGCGACTACATGATGATAAATATGGCGTCTCTGGAGGAATTCCATGAGAAATCCGCCGCACTCCTGAGGTCCCTGAGATGA
- a CDS encoding DUF92 domain-containing protein — translation MDTLTGTLLAICVAAVLLLVAYKKGFLTNTGILASFISAVIIAYCGNFWWFAAYMLFPIMAFAATFTKIKKKKAMGLQEGKAGERGHMNILGVGLIPTIVSVVYFIDDGGASPYLTVAFLAAIAVSVADTTSSEIGVFDKDVWMITTLKKTEPGINGGISRLGLVSSAITSLVFAILSYALVFHCLDWRILIVWVCGMVGNLLDSVVGAVWENKGRISKYGNNIVTALSGAVIGFLLCLIVN, via the coding sequence ATGGATACGTTAACCGGTACACTGCTGGCGATATGCGTAGCTGCAGTGTTGCTGTTGGTAGCGTATAAGAAAGGATTCCTGACGAACACAGGGATCTTGGCATCTTTCATATCCGCAGTGATCATAGCTTACTGCGGGAATTTCTGGTGGTTCGCAGCATATATGCTGTTCCCCATAATGGCGTTCGCCGCCACATTCACCAAGATAAAGAAAAAGAAGGCCATGGGCCTTCAGGAAGGAAAGGCCGGCGAAAGAGGCCATATGAACATATTGGGCGTAGGTCTGATACCGACCATCGTATCGGTCGTGTATTTCATAGACGACGGAGGGGCCTCGCCTTATCTGACAGTGGCCTTCCTCGCCGCCATCGCCGTATCTGTAGCCGACACCACATCCAGCGAGATAGGGGTTTTCGACAAGGACGTATGGATGATAACCACTCTGAAAAAGACCGAGCCCGGCATAAACGGTGGAATATCCCGTCTGGGTCTTGTAAGTTCGGCCATCACGTCCCTTGTATTCGCGATACTGTCATATGCCCTCGTATTCCACTGCCTGGATTGGAGGATCCTGATAGTCTGGGTATGCGGAATGGTCGGTAACCTCCTCGACAGCGTTGTCGGGGCGGTGTGGGAGAACAAAGGAAGGATCTCCAAATACGGCAACAACATCGTCACCGCACTTTCCGGAGCCGTAATAGGATTCCTCCTTTGTCTTATAGTGAACTGA
- a CDS encoding thiamine pyrophosphate-dependent enzyme, which translates to MSGLSLKELNKIPVRLASGHRLCAGCAESIIARQILMGTEKDVAVSVSTGCFEVSTTIFPYTSWNIPMVHTAFGNGAAGAAGLETAYKSLKRQGKIDKDIKFVNFAGDGATYDIGLQALSGAMERGHDMMFVCFNNEAYMNTGIQRSSATEKGASTTTSWNGAESYGKKEYPKDMTAVMVAHNIPYVAQTAPYAWRDMVTKARKAFECGGPSFINAISPCPRGWRFAPSDTIAISKLAVDCCVWPLYEVVDGEYSLSADSLRIADGKVEKKPITDWFDSQGRFKHLKDERWAPVVEEIQKDVDKKWEKLLKLCGL; encoded by the coding sequence ATGAGCGGATTATCTCTCAAGGAACTCAACAAGATCCCCGTCAGGCTTGCGAGCGGGCACAGGCTCTGCGCAGGATGCGCCGAGTCCATCATCGCAAGGCAGATCCTCATGGGAACTGAGAAGGATGTGGCGGTATCGGTGTCCACCGGATGCTTCGAGGTATCCACCACCATCTTCCCGTACACCTCCTGGAACATACCCATGGTCCACACCGCTTTCGGGAACGGTGCGGCCGGCGCGGCCGGACTGGAGACCGCCTACAAGTCTCTCAAGAGACAGGGCAAGATCGACAAGGATATCAAGTTCGTCAACTTCGCAGGAGACGGTGCCACCTACGATATCGGACTCCAGGCCCTTTCCGGAGCAATGGAGAGGGGGCACGACATGATGTTCGTGTGCTTCAACAACGAGGCGTACATGAACACCGGTATCCAGAGGTCCTCCGCTACCGAGAAGGGTGCGTCCACCACGACCTCCTGGAACGGTGCCGAGTCCTACGGAAAGAAGGAGTACCCCAAGGACATGACCGCAGTCATGGTTGCCCACAACATCCCTTACGTGGCACAGACCGCCCCCTATGCATGGAGGGACATGGTCACCAAGGCCCGTAAGGCGTTCGAGTGCGGAGGACCTTCCTTCATCAATGCCATCTCCCCCTGTCCCAGGGGATGGAGGTTCGCTCCCAGCGACACCATCGCCATATCCAAGCTGGCGGTCGATTGTTGCGTCTGGCCTCTGTACGAGGTCGTCGACGGGGAGTACTCCCTGTCCGCAGACAGTCTGAGGATCGCCGACGGAAAGGTGGAGAAGAAGCCGATCACCGACTGGTTCGATTCCCAGGGCAGGTTCAAGCACCTCAAGGATGAGAGGTGGGCCCCTGTCGTCGAGGAGATCCAGAAGGATGTCGACAAGAAGTGGGAGAAGCTCCTGAAGCTTTGCGGACTCTGA